In the genome of Flaviflexus ciconiae, one region contains:
- a CDS encoding MerR family transcriptional regulator — protein sequence MRDEPGMTVGQVAELVGVSVRTLHHWDEIGLAVPSGRSSADYRLYSESDVHRIETVLVYRETGMPLSIIAEVLGEPALGEREHLEQQRKLLVARISHLQQKISAVDQLLREKGMGRKLTAAQRAEILGPDWNPAWEDEAEERWGESDAWKQSNKRVSNMTADDWKVAKRNINVLEEKLAEAFEEGVEPGTERANELAELHRGWVGEWVETTHSKQVLMARLYTEDPRFQSHYDDRAPGLARWVRDIVEANARANGVDPDTAEWV from the coding sequence GTGAGAGATGAACCGGGTATGACGGTGGGGCAGGTTGCAGAGCTCGTTGGAGTGAGTGTGCGGACCTTGCACCACTGGGACGAGATTGGTCTTGCGGTGCCGAGTGGACGGTCAAGTGCCGACTATCGGCTCTATTCCGAATCGGATGTCCACCGGATCGAAACGGTCCTCGTGTACCGCGAGACCGGCATGCCACTATCGATCATCGCTGAGGTTCTGGGTGAGCCTGCGCTCGGTGAGCGCGAACATCTGGAACAGCAAAGAAAGCTTCTCGTTGCCAGGATCTCCCACCTTCAGCAGAAGATCTCTGCTGTTGATCAACTGTTGAGGGAAAAAGGAATGGGAAGAAAACTTACCGCCGCACAGCGGGCCGAGATTCTTGGGCCGGATTGGAATCCGGCGTGGGAAGACGAAGCGGAAGAACGCTGGGGTGAGAGTGACGCGTGGAAACAGTCCAACAAGCGCGTGAGCAACATGACTGCGGATGATTGGAAGGTAGCGAAACGCAACATTAACGTGCTCGAGGAGAAGCTGGCGGAGGCCTTCGAGGAAGGTGTTGAACCGGGCACCGAACGAGCCAACGAACTGGCCGAGCTACACCGCGGCTGGGTGGGAGAGTGGGTCGAAACAACCCATTCGAAGCAGGTGCTCATGGCACGCCTGTACACGGAAGACCCGCGCTTCCAATCCCACTACGATGATCGCGCCCCGGGCCTTGCCCGGTGGGTGCGAGACATCGTCGAAGCTAACGCCCGAGCAAATGGAGTGGATCCCGACACTGCCGAATGGGTCTAG
- a CDS encoding HAD-IIB family hydrolase, giving the protein MNRSQDAYIFDLDGTLTPIGADAEQDVLDALAALSATGATIIVATGRTLNAGVAVLEGANIPGYVVAANGGVIAQQPGTEILRRSVMDDSLISELVAIGREAGADIALFRTHDLVMEQDGIAAEHTRNGNSQVPISFEPIDDADWSDVIKVMYWGLPDLLEKQVPLMRAKQPNIVQSMDTVAEMSAPGSGKEGALTWLAERLGIDLNNCLGIGDSGNDLDWLPRMAHSVAPDNSSPRSRRLSTRLSAARNRAQSSATSRSSQRAAR; this is encoded by the coding sequence GTGAACCGTAGCCAGGACGCTTACATTTTCGATCTCGATGGAACCCTCACCCCGATCGGAGCTGACGCCGAGCAGGATGTTCTCGATGCGTTGGCAGCTCTGTCAGCCACGGGAGCGACGATCATTGTCGCGACGGGCAGAACCCTCAATGCTGGAGTGGCGGTTCTCGAGGGAGCAAACATCCCCGGTTATGTCGTGGCGGCCAACGGCGGCGTGATTGCTCAGCAGCCCGGCACCGAAATCCTGCGTCGCTCGGTCATGGACGATTCTCTGATTTCCGAGCTTGTCGCTATCGGCCGCGAAGCAGGTGCGGACATTGCACTGTTCCGCACCCACGACCTGGTCATGGAACAGGACGGGATAGCGGCAGAACACACGAGAAACGGCAACTCGCAGGTGCCGATCAGCTTTGAACCCATCGACGATGCTGACTGGAGCGACGTCATCAAGGTCATGTACTGGGGACTGCCAGATCTTCTCGAGAAGCAGGTTCCTCTCATGAGAGCAAAGCAACCGAACATCGTTCAGTCCATGGATACCGTGGCGGAGATGTCGGCACCGGGTTCCGGCAAGGAGGGCGCACTGACCTGGCTGGCGGAGCGCCTCGGCATTGATCTGAACAACTGCCTCGGTATCGGCGATTCCGGTAACGACCTGGACTGGTTGCCTCGCATGGCGCACTCGGTCGCACCCGACAACTCCTCCCCGAGGTCAAGACGGTTGTCGACGAGGTTATCGGCAGCCAGGAATCGGGCGCAGTCGTCCGCTACATCGAGGAGCTCGCAAAGAGCCGCTAGGTAA